One Thauera sp. K11 DNA window includes the following coding sequences:
- a CDS encoding EAL domain-containing protein — protein sequence MSLPAGNADLTLGEIVRPDILECSPDVSLRDAARRMSEARVSSILVVDDDEVVGIWTERDALRVDFTDAVAFDTPIAHAMSAPVRTVPRSITLHELTLRFREEHLRHYLVVDEAGRRCGVVSQTDVVMNQGIEHYLKLRKVDSLLKGRLVPLPRTAPLSEAARRMREGGVDAVVVAYGEGEYGILTERDVTRLVAAGTTDRPVDGLASRPLVTVTAHTSLYRVRCLLAERRMRHVGVVGEDGVPVDLINFSDILTGMELVYVHELQHALAERDRALNASQRNLYLAEKVIENSLEGILITDADARIMSVNPAFTRLTGYTAEEVIGRNPSLLSSGRQSKAFYARMWESIKADGCWQGEVWNRRKNGEVFPEFLTINAITDHDGRLTNYAALFSDISEVKQNEQRIRDLAYFDPLTGLPNRRLLDDRLQVELAHASRQHGRVAVMFVDLDRFKRINDSLGHEVGDQLLVEVARRLCGCLREDDTVARMGGDEFVIVMSDADGPEGAAHAAGRMAAALRRPIVVDGRELVVTCSIGISFYPDDGEDSGTLIKNADVAMYRAKAEGRNAFQLYQPAMNARSLEHLALEAALHRALPAGELLLHYQPIVSVAGCHTVAAEALLRWRHPDLGLVSPADFIPIAEDTGLIVPIGEWVLRTACEQHRAWSAAGRPPVRMMVNISARQFRDHDFIDMVRRVLRETGMVPGLLTLELTESILMDDTCQGIALLEELRMLGLRVALDDFGTGYSSLGYLKRFPIDELKIDRLFVRDIDRNPRDAALAAAIISIGHSLGLRVIGEGVETAAQFDMLAARGCDLMQGFHFSPPVAAEAFPA from the coding sequence ATGTCGCTGCCCGCCGGCAATGCCGATCTGACGCTGGGCGAGATCGTCCGTCCGGACATCCTCGAATGTTCCCCCGACGTGTCGCTGCGCGACGCCGCGCGCAGGATGAGCGAGGCGCGGGTCAGTTCCATCCTGGTCGTCGACGATGACGAGGTGGTCGGCATCTGGACCGAGCGCGACGCGCTGCGGGTCGACTTCACCGACGCGGTCGCGTTCGACACGCCGATCGCGCATGCCATGAGCGCCCCGGTGCGCACGGTGCCGCGCTCCATCACCCTGCACGAACTGACGCTGCGCTTTCGCGAGGAACACCTGCGCCACTACCTGGTGGTGGACGAGGCCGGGCGGCGCTGCGGCGTGGTGTCGCAGACCGACGTGGTGATGAACCAGGGCATCGAGCATTATCTGAAGCTGCGCAAGGTCGATTCCTTGCTCAAGGGGCGCCTGGTACCCCTGCCGCGCACCGCGCCGTTGTCCGAAGCCGCGCGCCGCATGCGCGAGGGCGGCGTCGATGCGGTGGTGGTGGCCTACGGCGAAGGGGAATACGGCATCCTCACCGAGCGCGACGTCACCCGGCTGGTGGCCGCCGGCACCACCGACCGTCCGGTGGATGGGCTTGCCAGCCGTCCGCTGGTGACGGTCACCGCGCATACCAGCCTGTACCGGGTGCGCTGCCTGCTGGCCGAGCGCCGCATGCGCCACGTCGGCGTCGTGGGCGAGGACGGCGTGCCGGTCGACCTGATCAACTTCAGCGACATCCTCACCGGCATGGAGCTGGTCTATGTGCACGAGCTGCAGCACGCGCTGGCCGAGCGCGATCGCGCGCTGAACGCCTCGCAGCGCAACCTCTACCTAGCCGAGAAGGTCATCGAGAATTCGCTCGAGGGCATCCTGATCACCGATGCCGACGCGCGCATCATGTCGGTGAACCCGGCCTTCACCCGGCTCACCGGCTATACCGCCGAGGAAGTCATCGGCCGCAATCCTTCGCTGCTCAGTTCCGGCCGGCAGAGCAAGGCGTTCTACGCACGCATGTGGGAGAGCATCAAGGCCGACGGCTGCTGGCAGGGCGAGGTGTGGAACCGGCGCAAGAACGGCGAGGTGTTCCCCGAGTTCCTGACGATCAACGCCATCACCGACCACGATGGCCGCCTGACCAACTACGCGGCGCTGTTCAGCGACATCTCCGAGGTCAAGCAGAACGAACAGCGCATCCGCGACCTCGCCTACTTCGACCCGCTCACCGGCCTGCCCAACCGCCGCCTGCTCGACGATCGCCTGCAGGTGGAGCTGGCGCATGCCAGCCGGCAGCACGGCCGGGTGGCGGTGATGTTCGTCGACCTCGACCGCTTCAAGCGCATCAACGACAGCCTCGGCCACGAGGTGGGCGACCAGTTGCTGGTGGAGGTCGCGCGCCGCCTGTGCGGCTGCCTGCGCGAGGACGACACCGTGGCGCGCATGGGCGGCGACGAGTTCGTCATCGTCATGAGCGATGCCGACGGCCCGGAGGGCGCGGCCCATGCCGCCGGCCGCATGGCGGCGGCCCTGCGCCGCCCCATCGTCGTCGACGGGCGCGAACTGGTGGTCACCTGCAGCATCGGCATCAGCTTCTATCCGGACGACGGCGAGGACTCCGGCACGCTGATCAAGAACGCCGACGTCGCGATGTACCGCGCCAAGGCCGAGGGGCGCAACGCCTTCCAGCTCTACCAGCCGGCGATGAACGCCCGCTCGCTCGAACACCTCGCGCTCGAGGCGGCGCTGCACCGCGCCCTGCCGGCCGGCGAGCTGCTGCTGCACTACCAGCCCATCGTCAGTGTCGCCGGCTGCCACACGGTCGCTGCCGAGGCGCTGCTGCGCTGGCGCCATCCCGACCTCGGCCTGGTGTCGCCGGCGGATTTCATCCCGATCGCCGAGGACACCGGGCTCATCGTGCCGATCGGCGAATGGGTGCTGCGCACCGCCTGCGAGCAGCACCGCGCGTGGAGTGCCGCCGGCCGGCCGCCGGTGCGCATGATGGTGAACATCTCCGCGCGCCAGTTCCGCGACCACGACTTCATCGACATGGTGCGCCGCGTGCTGCGCGAGACCGGCATGGTGCCGGGCCTGCTGACGCTGGAACTGACCGAAAGCATCCTGATGGACGACACCTGCCAGGGCATCGCGCTGCTCGAGGAACTGCGCATGCTGGGCCTGCGGGTGGCGCTGGACGACTTCGGCACCGGCTACTCGTCGCTCGGCTACCTCAAGCGCTTCCCGATCGACGAACTGAAGATCGACCGCCTGTTCGTGCGCGACATCGACCGCAACCCGCGCGACGCCGCGCTTGCCGCCGCGATCATCTCGATCGGCCACAGCCTGGGCCTGCGCGTGATCGGCGAGGGCGTGGAGACGGCGGCCCAGTTCGACATGCTGGCGGCGCGCGGCTGCGACCTCATGCAAGGCTTCCACTTCAGCCCGCCGGTCGCGGCGGAAGCGTTTCCGGCGTAA
- a CDS encoding ketopantoate reductase family protein, protein MNRLPSSAASASPPRAAAQTRFPLAIVGAGALGLHFAARLARGGPVAVVARTAQRAAQLRAGIYVGDMLYRAEAHGPDALPEAEWVIVLVKAADTADAARLAAAMRPRGVLSLQNGLTEDVLRAHCGGAGGVALVAQGITTEGAFRDGDRVTPSGAGETLVPPGFEAVAGLLSRAGFRARVEPGIAAARLAKLLVNLAINPLAALFRVPNGALLDPPFRACLDALVDEAWPLLRAEGLALDEAAAHARVAEVARATGTNRASMLQDVLAGRRTEIDAITGMLLAMAARRGVAVPVHQAVFTLVKLLERG, encoded by the coding sequence ATGAACCGTTTGCCATCGTCCGCCGCCTCCGCCAGCCCGCCCCGCGCCGCGGCGCAAACGCGGTTTCCGCTCGCCATCGTCGGTGCCGGCGCGCTGGGGCTGCACTTCGCCGCCCGGCTCGCCCGCGGCGGGCCGGTGGCGGTCGTCGCGCGCACCGCGCAGCGCGCTGCGCAACTGCGCGCCGGCATCTACGTCGGCGACATGCTCTACCGTGCCGAGGCCCACGGCCCCGACGCCCTGCCCGAGGCGGAGTGGGTGATCGTGCTGGTGAAGGCCGCGGACACGGCCGACGCCGCCCGCCTCGCCGCGGCCATGCGCCCGCGCGGCGTGCTGTCGCTGCAGAACGGGCTCACCGAGGACGTGCTGCGCGCGCACTGCGGCGGCGCGGGCGGCGTGGCGCTCGTGGCGCAGGGCATCACCACCGAGGGCGCCTTTCGCGACGGCGACCGCGTCACCCCGTCGGGGGCCGGCGAAACGCTGGTGCCGCCGGGTTTCGAAGCGGTCGCCGGCCTGCTGTCGCGCGCCGGCTTCCGTGCCCGCGTGGAGCCCGGCATCGCCGCCGCCCGGCTGGCCAAGCTGCTGGTGAATCTGGCGATCAATCCGCTCGCCGCGCTGTTCCGCGTACCCAACGGCGCCCTGCTCGATCCGCCCTTTCGCGCCTGCCTCGATGCGCTGGTGGACGAAGCCTGGCCGCTGCTGCGCGCCGAAGGGCTGGCGCTGGACGAGGCCGCCGCCCATGCGCGCGTCGCCGAGGTGGCCCGCGCCACCGGCACCAACCGCGCCAGCATGCTGCAGGACGTGCTCGCCGGCCGGCGCACCGAGATCGACGCCATCACCGGCATGCTGCTCGCCATGGCGGCCCGCCGCGGCGTCGCGGTGCCCGTGCACCAGGCGGTATTCACGCTGGTGAAACTGCTGGAGCGCGGATGA
- a CDS encoding peptidoglycan-binding domain-containing protein, producing the protein MATKSRSRVKAAGGAGSGGVQEGAPSAATEAAFAEDMPFADDMPFADDMAFSAFAPAGAGSSALLAPIVRRGGREVTGEDVLVLARRHIGETYKLGARAPMANSGWKGPWDCAEFVSWCVFQASGILFGTQPRNDPVRADAFTGFWAEQAREARCTVRVAEAAVIPGAILLRFPRPGAIGHIVFCDGRGGTVEAHSSKTGVIAHTISARRWDAGVLVPGIRYFRSGDPVRVPAPAGIIRLTEPMTKSDVVEKIQRRLAKLGFAPGKADGVYGPQTADAVKQFQADRGLVVDGEVGPDTFAALDLA; encoded by the coding sequence ATGGCAACGAAATCCCGAAGCCGGGTGAAGGCAGCAGGCGGGGCTGGCAGCGGCGGAGTGCAGGAAGGTGCGCCCTCCGCGGCGACCGAGGCAGCGTTTGCGGAAGACATGCCGTTCGCGGACGACATGCCGTTTGCGGATGACATGGCATTTTCGGCGTTCGCACCCGCCGGGGCAGGATCGAGTGCCCTGCTTGCGCCGATCGTGCGCCGCGGCGGGCGCGAAGTCACCGGTGAGGACGTGCTCGTCCTCGCGCGGCGGCATATCGGCGAAACCTACAAGCTGGGGGCGCGTGCGCCGATGGCGAACTCCGGCTGGAAGGGGCCGTGGGATTGTGCCGAGTTCGTGTCCTGGTGCGTGTTCCAGGCGTCGGGAATCCTCTTCGGCACGCAGCCGCGCAACGACCCGGTGCGTGCCGATGCCTTCACCGGCTTCTGGGCGGAGCAGGCGCGCGAAGCCCGCTGCACGGTGCGCGTCGCAGAGGCGGCGGTGATTCCGGGCGCCATCCTGCTGCGTTTTCCGCGGCCGGGGGCGATCGGCCACATCGTGTTCTGCGATGGACGCGGCGGCACGGTCGAGGCGCACAGCAGCAAGACCGGCGTCATCGCCCATACGATCAGTGCCCGCCGCTGGGACGCGGGCGTTCTCGTGCCCGGCATCCGCTATTTCCGCTCCGGCGATCCGGTGCGGGTGCCGGCGCCGGCCGGCATCATCCGGCTGACCGAGCCGATGACCAAGTCGGACGTGGTCGAGAAGATCCAGCGCCGCCTGGCGAAGCTCGGTTTCGCGCCGGGGAAGGCCGACGGCGTCTATGGTCCGCAGACCGCGGACGCGGTGAAGCAATTCCAGGCCGATCGCGGCCTGGTGGTGGACGGCGAGGTCGGTCCGGATACGTTCGCCGCGCTGGACCTTGCCTGA
- a CDS encoding EcsC family protein, whose protein sequence is MTNMEIADLRALSDARTLLERPSLAARLSGFVGSPLEKGMARLPAGWRTRIATAAHDALGHAMDAAAKTLDASPRAASPRLHKALGTLSGGVGGAFGLAGLGVEIPLSTVLIMRTILDTARGEGEVPADPATRLAALEVFALGGRSDADDAAESGYYAMRAALAGAVSEAARHLAQKGLAQEGAPALLRLISMVAARYKVQLTQKAAGMLVPGIGAAAGASINLIFMDHFQSVSRGHFTVRRLERRYGADAVRDAYLEAVPR, encoded by the coding sequence ATGACGAACATGGAAATCGCCGACCTGCGCGCACTGTCCGATGCGCGCACCCTCCTGGAACGACCGAGCCTCGCCGCGCGCCTGAGCGGCTTCGTCGGCAGCCCGCTCGAAAAGGGCATGGCGCGGCTGCCGGCGGGCTGGCGCACGCGCATCGCCACGGCGGCGCACGACGCCCTCGGCCATGCCATGGACGCCGCCGCGAAGACGCTGGACGCCTCGCCGCGGGCGGCGTCCCCGCGCCTGCACAAGGCGCTCGGCACGCTCAGCGGCGGCGTGGGCGGCGCCTTCGGGCTGGCCGGGCTGGGCGTCGAGATCCCGCTGTCCACGGTGCTGATCATGCGCACCATCCTCGACACCGCGCGCGGCGAGGGCGAGGTCCCCGCCGATCCGGCGACGCGGCTGGCGGCGCTGGAAGTGTTCGCGCTCGGCGGCCGCAGCGATGCCGACGATGCGGCGGAATCCGGCTACTACGCGATGCGCGCGGCGCTGGCCGGCGCGGTCTCCGAGGCCGCCCGCCATCTCGCGCAGAAGGGCCTGGCGCAGGAGGGGGCGCCGGCGCTGCTGCGCCTCATCTCGATGGTGGCGGCGCGCTACAAGGTGCAACTGACGCAGAAGGCGGCCGGCATGCTGGTGCCGGGCATTGGCGCGGCCGCCGGGGCGTCGATCAACCTGATCTTCATGGACCACTTCCAAAGCGTCAGCCGCGGCCATTTCACCGTCCGCCGCCTGGAGCGGCGCTACGGCGCCGACGCGGTGCGCGACGCCTACCTGGAGGCGGTGCCGCGCTGA
- a CDS encoding peptidoglycan-binding protein: MRTLELILDGELMQGDDVKALQQALADRGFSPGRIDSVFGAATDAAVRAFQRSEGDLLVDGQAGPRTRARLGLARDAALPSVADEVTPLIVARMLPDAPIDNIKANLGSVLDGLRHFGLTDKTMVLMALATIAAETAGFEPLDEFRSRFNTSPGGHPFDLYDNRRDLGNRGAPDGARYKGRGYIQLTGRSNYGVIGATIGVDLEGHPDRANEAATAGLILACYLKDRELKIKSAIIERDFARARRQVNGGTHGLGNFQTAYLRGEKLI; encoded by the coding sequence ATGCGAACACTGGAACTGATTCTGGACGGCGAGCTGATGCAGGGCGACGACGTCAAGGCGCTGCAGCAGGCATTGGCCGACAGGGGTTTTTCGCCCGGCCGCATCGACAGCGTTTTCGGCGCCGCGACCGATGCGGCGGTGCGCGCTTTCCAGCGCAGCGAGGGCGATCTGCTGGTGGATGGGCAGGCCGGGCCGCGCACCCGGGCACGGCTCGGCCTTGCGCGGGATGCGGCCTTGCCGTCGGTGGCCGACGAGGTCACGCCGCTGATCGTCGCCCGCATGCTGCCGGACGCGCCGATCGACAACATCAAGGCCAATCTCGGGTCGGTGCTCGATGGCCTGCGGCACTTCGGACTGACGGACAAGACCATGGTGCTGATGGCGCTCGCCACCATCGCAGCGGAAACGGCGGGTTTCGAACCCCTGGACGAATTCCGTTCCCGCTTCAATACTTCGCCCGGCGGCCATCCCTTCGACCTGTACGACAATCGCCGCGACCTCGGCAACCGGGGGGCGCCGGATGGTGCGCGCTACAAGGGTCGCGGCTACATCCAGTTGACCGGGCGCAGCAACTACGGGGTCATCGGGGCGACGATAGGCGTGGACCTGGAAGGGCATCCGGACAGGGCCAACGAGGCGGCGACCGCGGGGCTCATCCTCGCCTGCTATCTCAAGGACAGGGAATTGAAGATCAAGTCGGCCATCATCGAACGCGACTTCGCCCGCGCGCGACGCCAGGTGAATGGCGGCACGCACGGCCTGGGCAACTTCCAGACGGCCTATCTGCGCGGGGAAAAGCTGATTTGA
- a CDS encoding tetratricopeptide repeat protein, which produces MKPHAFVAMPFGTKPGPDGRPIDFNRVYDEYIAPALAEAGFEVFRADREQRAGDIRTDMFQELLMSDLVVADLTLDNPNVWYELGVRHALRARGVILVQGPRPTQPFDTYTDRKLHYALQDGAPDPASLEADRRALAAMARATQSEWTGERVSPVYGLLPNLREPDWKTLLLAQANAFNAAYREWAGRTEIARRKLRPGDILVLADETPTRALRVEAKITAGEALLKLRHHDFALEQFEDALELDPSCKRAREKKVVCLGRLGRYEEASEWVHRLTEDFPADPEVWALLGRVEKDNWIARWRRDGTSGTELRTAAAGEDAALAEAIAPYHRAFIADPSHHFSGINALTLNLLRRHLGGKASDTVIGNLAGGVLWAALTAQERDHKDYWARASHAELCLLVDPLATVREAYGTAVAAANRDWFALDSSRQTLRLLRDLEFRPAETAAALEILDREIARSTPPFEPCQVFLFSGHMIDDPRRPVPRFPTGKESIAAQGIARALDALGAGPGDLALTQGASGGDILFLEACRARGLRLHLMLPLDEPEFIDRSVLPSAGGQQWRDRYYAIRGGLQDPPRIMPVELGPPPRTGGDGRADPFERCNLWLLYTALAWGIDKVRFICLWNGEGGDGPGGTAHMYREVKRRTGRVTWLDTRTLW; this is translated from the coding sequence ATGAAACCCCACGCCTTCGTCGCCATGCCCTTCGGCACCAAGCCCGGCCCCGACGGCCGGCCGATCGACTTCAACCGCGTCTACGACGAATACATCGCGCCGGCGCTGGCGGAGGCGGGCTTCGAGGTGTTCCGCGCCGACCGCGAGCAGCGCGCCGGCGACATCCGCACCGACATGTTCCAGGAACTGCTGATGTCCGACCTGGTGGTCGCCGACCTGACGCTGGACAACCCCAACGTCTGGTACGAACTCGGCGTGCGCCATGCACTGCGCGCGCGCGGCGTGATCCTGGTGCAGGGGCCGCGGCCGACGCAGCCCTTCGACACCTACACCGACCGCAAGCTGCACTACGCGCTGCAGGACGGCGCACCCGATCCGGCCAGCCTGGAAGCCGATCGCCGCGCGCTCGCCGCGATGGCGCGCGCCACGCAGAGCGAATGGACCGGCGAGCGCGTCAGCCCGGTCTATGGCCTGCTGCCCAACCTGCGCGAACCGGACTGGAAGACGCTGCTGCTGGCGCAGGCCAACGCCTTCAATGCCGCCTATCGCGAGTGGGCGGGCCGCACCGAGATCGCGCGCCGCAAGCTGCGCCCCGGCGACATCCTGGTGCTGGCCGACGAGACGCCGACGCGGGCGCTGCGCGTCGAGGCCAAGATCACCGCCGGCGAGGCGCTGCTCAAGCTGCGCCACCATGACTTCGCCCTGGAGCAGTTCGAGGATGCGCTGGAACTCGACCCTTCGTGCAAGCGGGCGCGCGAGAAGAAGGTCGTCTGCCTCGGCCGCCTGGGCCGCTACGAGGAGGCGAGCGAATGGGTGCACCGCCTCACCGAGGACTTCCCCGCCGATCCCGAGGTGTGGGCGCTGCTCGGCCGCGTGGAAAAGGACAACTGGATCGCCCGCTGGCGCCGCGACGGCACCTCCGGCACCGAGCTGCGCACCGCCGCCGCCGGCGAGGATGCGGCGCTGGCCGAGGCGATCGCGCCCTATCACAGGGCCTTCATCGCCGACCCGTCGCATCATTTCTCCGGCATCAACGCGCTCACGCTCAACCTGCTGCGCCGCCATCTCGGCGGCAAGGCCAGCGACACGGTGATCGGCAACCTGGCCGGCGGCGTGCTGTGGGCTGCGCTGACGGCACAGGAGCGCGACCACAAGGACTACTGGGCGCGCGCGAGCCATGCCGAGCTGTGCCTGCTGGTCGATCCGCTCGCCACCGTGCGCGAGGCGTACGGCACCGCCGTCGCCGCGGCGAACCGCGACTGGTTCGCGCTCGACTCCAGCCGCCAGACACTGCGCCTGCTGCGCGACCTCGAGTTCCGCCCGGCGGAGACGGCGGCCGCGCTGGAGATCCTCGACCGCGAGATCGCGCGCAGCACGCCGCCCTTCGAGCCGTGCCAGGTGTTCCTGTTCAGCGGCCACATGATCGACGACCCGCGCCGCCCGGTGCCGCGCTTCCCGACCGGCAAGGAGAGCATCGCCGCGCAAGGGATCGCCAGAGCGCTCGACGCCCTCGGCGCCGGGCCGGGCGACCTGGCGCTGACCCAGGGCGCCAGCGGCGGCGACATCCTGTTCCTCGAGGCATGCAGGGCGCGCGGCCTGCGGCTGCACCTGATGCTGCCGCTGGACGAGCCCGAGTTCATCGACCGCTCGGTGCTGCCCTCCGCCGGCGGCCAGCAGTGGCGCGACCGCTACTACGCGATCCGCGGCGGCCTGCAGGACCCGCCGCGCATCATGCCCGTCGAGCTGGGCCCGCCGCCGCGCACCGGCGGCGACGGGCGCGCCGACCCGTTCGAGCGCTGCAACCTGTGGCTGCTCTACACCGCGCTGGCGTGGGGCATCGACAAGGTGCGCTTCATCTGCCTGTGGAACGGCGAAGGCGGCGACGGCCCCGGCGGCACCGCGCACATGTACCGCGAAGTGAAGCGCCGCACCGGGCGCGTCACCTGGCTCGACACCCGCACGCTGTGGTAG